CGGTCGTCCCGGCACCGGGGGCGCTCTCCAGCCAGACGGCGCCCCCGCTCTGCTTGACGATGCCGTACACGGTGGACAGCCCGAGGCCGGTGCCCTTGCCCTGTTCCTTGGTGGTGAAGAAGGGGTCGAAGGCGCGCCGCTGCACCTCATTGGCCATCCCGACGCCGGTATCCTGCACCGCGAGGGCCACGTACGGGCCGGGTTCGAGGTCCACCTGGCGGCCCGCGAGCGCCTCGTCGACTTCCACCGCCGTGGTGGTGATCGTCAGCGTGCCGCCGGCGGGCATCGCATCCCGCGCGTTCACCACGAGGTTGAGGATGACCTGCTCCAGCTGGCTGCGGTCGACCCGCACGTGGGAGTCGCCGGCGTGGTGGCGGATGACGAGCCGGATGTCCTCGCCGATGAGGCGGCGGAGCATGCCGCCCAGGTGCTCCACCACGGCGGTGAGGTCGAGCACCCGGGGGGAGAGCACCTGCTGACGGCTGTAGGCCAGGAGCTGGCGGGTGAGGCTGGCGGCCCGGTCGGCGGCCTTGAGGACCTCCTCCACGTCCGCGCGCACCTCACCCGCCGCGGGGACCGCCTCGCGGATCGCTTCCGCGTAGCCGGAGATGGCGGTGAGCAGGTTGTTGAAGTCATGCGCGATGCCGCCCGCCAGCTTGCCCACGGCTTCCATCTTCTGCGCCTGCCGCAGCTGCTCCTCCAGCGCCTTGCGGGCGGTGATGTCGGCGACGGCCCCGTCGTAGTAGGCCACCTGCCCGTCGGTCCCCGGGATGCCGGTACTCGAGACCAGGCCCCAGAAGACCGCGCCATCGCGCCGCCGGAAGCGGACCTCCTCGTTGACGAAGAAGCCGTGCGCCGTGATCTGCCGCTTGAGCTGCTCCCGCCGGTCCGGGTCCTCGTAGAGCATGCCGGAAGTCAGCACCAGCATCTCCTCCGGGCTGGCGTACCCGAACATCCGGGCGAACGCCTGGTTCACGTACACCAGTCCGCGCTCCGGGGTGCTGCGGTACAGCCCCTCGTTCACGTTGCGGTTGATCGAGGCGAGCAGGTCCTCGCGCTGCGCGCGGTCCATCGCGATCCCGGCCAGGACCGCGGCACGCTCCACCAGGGCGATCTCCCCCGCGCCGGGGGCGCGCGGCTCCCGATAGTAGATCGCGAAGGTGCCGAGCACCTGGCCCCCCGGCGCGCGGATCGGCACCGACCAGCAGGCCCGGAGCCCATGCCCGAGCGCCAGGTCGCGGTAGGCGGCCCACAGTGGATCGGTGGCGATGTCGCTCACCACGACGGTGCGGTTCTCGTGCGCGGCGGTGCCGCACGAGCCGGCGGCCGGGCCGATCTCCCGGCCCTCGAGGGCCGCGGAGTAGGCCGCCGGGAGCCCCGGCGCCCAGGCCACGGAGACGAGGCGTCCCTCCAGCTGGAGCACGGAGGCCAGGCCACCGTCGCACAGCCCCTCGATCCCCCGGCCCAGGAGGTCGAAGATGTCCGGCAGGGACTGCGCCGTGGCGATCCGCTCGAGCACCTCCGCCTGCCAGGCCAGCACCTGCTCCGCCCGGCGGCGCTCGGTGATGTCCCGGACCAGGCCCAGGACCTCCTGGTCGTTGAGGCGCACGTACCGCGCCTCACGCATGCGTCGCTGGCCCCCGCGCACCACCTCGTACTCCACCGGGGCCGGCTGCTCACCACGGAGGGCCGCGGCGATCGCGCCTTCCATCACGGCGGCCACATGGGGGACCACCTCCCGCACCCGATGGCCGAGGATCTCGCCCAGCGGGACCGTGACGATGGCGCCGGGGGGCACGTGGGCGTCGAGGTAGGTGCCATCGGCGCGGATGCGGTAGGTGATGTCGGGGATGAGCCGTTCGAAGGCCTCGCGCGCCACGTCGCTCTCGAGCTGCCGGGCGGCGCTGACCTCGCGCTCCGCCAGCAGGGCGCCGAGCACCAGGGGGATGGTCACCAGCATGACCTCGAACACCTGGATGGCCACGTGCCGCTCGGGCTTGGGCACCACCATGAACGGCCCGATGCCATGGGTGGCAAGGATGGCCACCACCACCGCGGCGATCACGGCGGCCGACGCCGCGCCACGCGGGCCGAACCGGATGGCCGCGTAGAGCGCCACCGGGAGCACCAGGAAGAGCAGGATGACCGCCGTGGTGCCGGCGGGCACCGCGGTCATGACGGACCAGAGGATGGCCCCTGTGACCAGCGCGACCAGCAGCGCCTCGAGCATGTCCCGGGTCCGGGGCCGCGCGACCGGAGCGCCGAGCCAGGTCAGCGCCACCGGGACCACCGCCAGGAGGCCGAGCGCATTCATGCGCCACCAGCCGTCCCACCCGGAGTAGAACGGCATGTCGGGGTGGGTCCACAGGAACAGCCGGCCCAGGTAGGACCCCAGGACGCTGGCAAGGGGCGCGAGGAGGGCGGCGGCGAAGAGGGCGAGCACGTCGCGGAGGGAGTCGAACCGGCCCCGGCACCCGAGGCGCCGCAGCACCAGCACGCCGCACACCGCCTCGGCGGTGCTGCCCAGGGCGGCGGGGAAGGCTACGCTGGGGTAGTAGCCAAGGGAGGCGCGCTGGACCAGCGTCGCCGCCGCCACCACCCACCAGTACCGCAGGCCGAGGAGCCAGAGGCCGGCCACGGCCACGCCGGTGGGCAGCCAGATGATGGCCATGTCCACGGCGTCGCCCTGCTCGCGCAGGAAGACCGCGATGAGCAGGGAGATGAAGAACACCCCGCCCCGCAGCAGCGCGTATCCGATGCGGCTCATGCCCAATAGTCACGAGCCCGGCGCCGCGGCGCCAGAGGCCCGAACGCCGACCGGCCCGGCGAGCGCCGGGCCGGTCGAAGAAAGGATGAAGACTCGATTACATCGCGGGACGCGCCTGACGGGTCCCCTCGAGCTCGTCGGCCAGGGGCTGGGCGTCGTAGATCCGGCGCAGGGCGTGGGTGATGGCCCGGGAGTCGACCCACACCGAGCGTGCCACCCGCTCGGTGAAGAGGAACCGGTTCGGGAGCATCTCGATGTTCCCGTCGAAGATGAGGCCCACGACCTCCGCGTCGCGATTGACCACGGGGCTGCCCGAGTTGCCGCCGATGATGTCGTTGGTTCCCACGCCGTTGAACGGCGTGTCGGGCGCGAGCGAGTCGCGGCGCTCGGTCCACCGCGGGGGCAGGTCGAAGGGCGGCTGCCCGCCGAAGGCGCTGGCGCGCTCGTAGAGCCCGTTGAAGGTGGTGTACGGCGCGGCCACGCTGCCGTTCATCGGGTAGCGGCGGACCTCGCCGTCCGAGATGCGGAGGCTGAAGGTCGCGTCCGGCGCCACCGAGTTGCCGAACACGGCGAGCAGCGCCCGCGCCACCTGCTCGTTGGCCTGGGCCTCGCGGTCGTTGAGGTCGGCGGCCTCCCGGGCCAGCGCCCGCTCCAGCGGGTCGATGACCCGTGCCAGGCGCACGAACGGATCCTGCGACCCGGCCAGGCCGGCGGCGCCGCCGGTGGCCAGCGCCTTGCGCGCATCGCCGGTGGTCAGGGTCGCGGCCGCCACCATCGCCTGCGCCGCGGCCTCGGGGGTGCGGCCCTGCAGCGCCTGTCGCAGGACCGGGTCGGTCGCCGGCAGTTCGGCCTGCATGGCCGTGAAGTAGGCCGTCAGCAGCGCCGCTTCCTGCACCGCATCGACCGGGGCGCCGCCGAAGAGGTTCCGCTCCAGCCCGGCCTTGTTGGCGTCCTGGTACGGCGCCAGCCGGTCGGCGTCGGGCTTGGCGGTCTCGGCGCCGTAGCGCACCACGGCGAGGGCCAGGTTGAGCAGCCGGCTGCCATAGGCGCCGGCGGCGTGGTAGCGGCGGCGGACGTCGATGGCCTTCCGGCGCGCGGACACCTCGGTGACCACCTGCCAGGCGCGGCCGTACTGCCGCTTGAGCGCGGGGTCGGCATCGACCTTGGCGCGGAAGGCGCGTTCCCAGCCCCGCTTGTGCTCCATCAGCCGGGGATCGAGCAGCCCCGACTGGTAGCCGAGGATGGCCTTCTGGGTGTTCTCGAGGCCGAAGATCAAGTTGCGCAGCGCCTTGCCGCGGACCGAGTCGGCGCGCCCCAGGGCGTGGTACGTCCCGATCACCCGCTTGAGTTGGTCCAGCTGCACCGGGTACTGCACGTCGCGCAGAAACTCGAGCTGGGCCATGGTGTTGAGCCGGCCGGTGGAGCCGGGGTTCCCGATGACGAAGATCAGGTCCCCTTCCTTGCTGCCGTTCTGGCTCCAGGTGAAGTGCTGCGGGGTCGCGGCGGGCTTGCCGTCGACGTACGCCCGCACGAACGAGATGTCGAGGTTCCAGCGCGGGTAGGTGAAGTTGTCGGGGTCGCCGCCGAAGAAGGCGATCTGCCCCTCCGGGGCGAAGACCAGGCGGATGTCCTTGAAGCGGTGGAAGCGGTACAGCTTGTACTGCCCGCCACGGTACATCGTCACCACCTGGCAGGCCGCGTCGGGCTCGGTGGCGCCGCATTCGTCCTCGATCGCCTTGATGGCCTTGGCCCGCTGGCTGGCGGCGGTCTTGGCGTCGGCGGTGGGCGCGGCGGCGCGGGTCACCCGGTCGGTCACGTCAGTGATGGCCTGCAGCTGGTCCAGGAAGAGCCCCTGGCAGGCGCGCTCGTCCTCCCGCCTGCCGGCGTAGAAGCCGTTGGTCAGGAAGTCCTCGCCCTCCCGGGTGGCGCTCTCGATGCAGGAGCGGGCACAGTGGTGGTTGGTCATGACCAGGCCGTCGCCGGAGACGAACGAGGCCGAGCAGCCGCCGCCGTACCGCACCGCGGAGAGCCGCACGTGGTCCATCCACTGGTCGGACGGGGTGAAGCCGTAGCGCGTGGCCCAGTACTCCTTGGGCGGCACGTCGAAGGTCCACATCTTGCCGGTCTCGAGACCGGGGTACTCGCCCTCGAGCAGGGCCTGCGCGCGCGCCGGGACCACGGCCAGGAGCAGCAGGGCCAGGAGGGACAGCAGTCGTGAGGATCGCATGGGATGAGCGGGGTCGGGGTGGGCCTGCACGGCGCGAAAACTCCGCGGCCGTAAGCTAACCGGCCGCGGAGTATGCCGCCCTGCGGATGAAGGAAGCGTGAACTCAGGCGGCAGGCCACCGCCAGCCGAAGGTCCCCGCCGTCAGGAGGCCGTAGACCAGCGCGTCCAGCAGGTCCTTCCCGGTCGCCGACCAGGGGCGCTTGAACCAGATCGAGGTCGGGATGTAGGCAAAGCCATACGCCACGAACGCCACGCACCCCACCACCCGGAACACCGGCAGGTACCCCACCCCCGGGGCCAGCGTCCGCGAGGCCAGGTAGCCCGCGATCAGCGACACCACCACCGAGTACACGAACCACTGGGCCAGCTGCGGCCCCATGTTCGGCACCCCCGAAGGCGAGATGGTGAGCATCGCGTTCGGACCGTCGGTCCACTTCTGCTTCATCTCCGGCGTGTCCATCTGCTTCATGTCCGCGCAATAGGGAATGAAGTACAGCCCCGGCGCGGGACTGGACTTGCGCAGGGCCGCGCGCACCTCGTCCTCGTTGCTCAGCCCGCGGTATTCCTTGTTATGGTAGGTGAAGGCCATGTGGATGACGCTGCTGGCCAGGAACACGAAGACCGCGGAGAGGAGGATGGGCAGCCAGAGCTGTGCGAGGGACACCATGGGCGACTCCAGAGGGGGGAGGGGAACCACGCCCTCGATCTACAGCCGAACCGGCCCGGGTCAAGGTGTGCCATACCGACCTGACAGCGCCACCGTCACCCGCGCGTGACACCCTCCGGCGCCGGGGTCCGCGCCATGACCAGGCAGAGCCAGGCCCCGAAGCCCAGCGTGAGGAGCAGCACCAGCCCGCTCAGGTCCCGCACCAGCCCCGCGATCGCGAGGTCATGCTGCAGCACGCCGAAGCGCCCCAGCAGCCAGGTCCAGTCATGGATCGCGTCCTCGCCGAACGAGACCAGGTCGAGGTCGTTGGCGCGCGCGTCGGCGATGTAGCGCGCCATGTGGGCCAGGCTCGAGGCCAGCCAGGCGCCGGCCGCGGTCAGCCCGAAGTAGTCGCGATGGGAGTAGAGCAGCACGCCCGCCAGCACCGGGATCAGCACCTGGTTGAGGCTGCCCCCCGCCACGCCCATGAACTGCCCGAGGAACGACCAGAACAGGTGCCCGAACTCGTGCGCGCCGAACGTGATGCCGCCGAAGAGGCCGCTCGCCTCGGGATCCACCAGCTGGCGCCGGCCGTCCCACGCGAACAGCAGCAGCAGCGGAAGCCGCCACAGCCACCAGCGGCCGGCCGCCCAGGCCTCGGCCTCAGCGAAGAAGCGTCGCATCCGAATCGTCCTTGAGGGTCACGCCGGTGATGCACCGGCGCCGCGCCTCCGCCAGCAGCCAGGCGAGCTTTCGTGCCGCGGCCGGCACCGGCAGGCCGTCGGGCCGGATGTTCGACACGCAGTTGCGGTCGGCGTCGGTGCGGCCGGGCCGCGGGTCATGGGTCAGGTAGGCGCCGAGGCTGTCGGCGGCCGACAGGCCCGGCCGCTCACCGATCAGCACCAGCACCAGCCGGGCGCCGAGCGCGACGCCGATCGCGTCGCCCAGGGCCACCCGGCCCTGCCGCGCCAGCACCGGGGGCGCCAGGGTCCAGCCGTCCCCGGCCAGGGCCCGGGAGAGCAGCTGGACCAGCGGCGCGGCGTGCCGCTCCACCGCCACCCCGGAGAGGCCGTCGGCGATCACCACCGCCAGGTCCACGCCGCCCGGCGGCGCCGCGGCGGCGAGCACGGCCGACGCCCCCTCCGCGAGGCGACGTCCCAGGTCGGGGCGCAGCAGGTAGGTGCCGCGGTCGGGCGCGGCGCTGTCCACCCGCACTGGCGCAGCGCCACCGGCCTGCAGCGCCGCGGCGATGGCGTCGAGATCCGCGACGTGGTGCACGGCGTCCCGTGCCTGCGCGTGCGCCAGCTGGAAGGCGAGATGCGCCTGAGTGGGCAGGCTGCTCCCCGCCCGGCCCAGGGCGATCCGCGCCGCGGTGAGCGCGCGGAGCGGCGCCCAGGGATCCGCCGGGGTCAGGCTCACCGGGCCAGCGCCGCGATGGCGTCGCCGAGGGGCAGGGCACGCGGGTTGACCGGCGCCAGGCGGCCCGCCGCGTCGCAGATGCCCATCCGCGCCAGCCAGGCCTCGAACTCGGGCGCCGGCCGCAGGCCCAGCAGCTGCCGGAGGTACAGGGCGTCATGGAAGCTGGTGCTCTGGTAGCCCAGCATGATGTCGTCCGCGCCGGGCACGCCCATGATGTAGGTGCAGCCGGCGGCGCCGAGCAGGGTGAGCAGCGCGTCCATGTCGTCCTGGTCGGCCTCGGCGTGGTTGGTGTAGCAGACGTCACAGCCCATCGGCAGGCCGAGCAGCTTGCCGGCGCAGTGATCCTCGAGCCCGGCGCGGAGGATCTGCTTGCCGTCGTGGAGGTACTCGGGGCCGATGAACCCGACCACGGTGTTCACCAGCAGCGGGTCGAAGGCGCGGGCCACCGCGTAGGCGCGTATCTCGCAGGTCTGCTGGTCCACCCCGTGGTGGGCCCCGGCGGAGAGCGCGCTCCCCTGCCCCGTCTCGAAGTACATCACCTGCCGC
The Gemmatimonadota bacterium DNA segment above includes these coding regions:
- a CDS encoding MASE1 domain-containing protein, giving the protein MSRIGYALLRGGVFFISLLIAVFLREQGDAVDMAIIWLPTGVAVAGLWLLGLRYWWVVAAATLVQRASLGYYPSVAFPAALGSTAEAVCGVLVLRRLGCRGRFDSLRDVLALFAAALLAPLASVLGSYLGRLFLWTHPDMPFYSGWDGWWRMNALGLLAVVPVALTWLGAPVARPRTRDMLEALLVALVTGAILWSVMTAVPAGTTAVILLFLVLPVALYAAIRFGPRGAASAAVIAAVVVAILATHGIGPFMVVPKPERHVAIQVFEVMLVTIPLVLGALLAEREVSAARQLESDVAREAFERLIPDITYRIRADGTYLDAHVPPGAIVTVPLGEILGHRVREVVPHVAAVMEGAIAAALRGEQPAPVEYEVVRGGQRRMREARYVRLNDQEVLGLVRDITERRRAEQVLAWQAEVLERIATAQSLPDIFDLLGRGIEGLCDGGLASVLQLEGRLVSVAWAPGLPAAYSAALEGREIGPAAGSCGTAAHENRTVVVSDIATDPLWAAYRDLALGHGLRACWSVPIRAPGGQVLGTFAIYYREPRAPGAGEIALVERAAVLAGIAMDRAQREDLLASINRNVNEGLYRSTPERGLVYVNQAFARMFGYASPEEMLVLTSGMLYEDPDRREQLKRQITAHGFFVNEEVRFRRRDGAVFWGLVSSTGIPGTDGQVAYYDGAVADITARKALEEQLRQAQKMEAVGKLAGGIAHDFNNLLTAISGYAEAIREAVPAAGEVRADVEEVLKAADRAASLTRQLLAYSRQQVLSPRVLDLTAVVEHLGGMLRRLIGEDIRLVIRHHAGDSHVRVDRSQLEQVILNLVVNARDAMPAGGTLTITTTAVEVDEALAGRQVDLEPGPYVALAVQDTGVGMANEVQRRAFDPFFTTKEQGKGTGLGLSTVYGIVKQSGGAVWLESAPGAGTTVSIYLPRVAAAPEVLDAAAPEPAAAPRGTVLVVEDERMVRDLVRRTLARAGYQVLEAADGEAALALARTEPGTIDLLLTDVVMPRLGGRQLAARLQVERPGLRVLFMSGYASDAGDLHDLVLGAGDFLQKPFAPSRLLERVGALLAPGTVPG
- a CDS encoding S46 family peptidase, with the translated sequence MRSSRLLSLLALLLLAVVPARAQALLEGEYPGLETGKMWTFDVPPKEYWATRYGFTPSDQWMDHVRLSAVRYGGGCSASFVSGDGLVMTNHHCARSCIESATREGEDFLTNGFYAGRREDERACQGLFLDQLQAITDVTDRVTRAAAPTADAKTAASQRAKAIKAIEDECGATEPDAACQVVTMYRGGQYKLYRFHRFKDIRLVFAPEGQIAFFGGDPDNFTYPRWNLDISFVRAYVDGKPAATPQHFTWSQNGSKEGDLIFVIGNPGSTGRLNTMAQLEFLRDVQYPVQLDQLKRVIGTYHALGRADSVRGKALRNLIFGLENTQKAILGYQSGLLDPRLMEHKRGWERAFRAKVDADPALKRQYGRAWQVVTEVSARRKAIDVRRRYHAAGAYGSRLLNLALAVVRYGAETAKPDADRLAPYQDANKAGLERNLFGGAPVDAVQEAALLTAYFTAMQAELPATDPVLRQALQGRTPEAAAQAMVAAATLTTGDARKALATGGAAGLAGSQDPFVRLARVIDPLERALAREAADLNDREAQANEQVARALLAVFGNSVAPDATFSLRISDGEVRRYPMNGSVAAPYTTFNGLYERASAFGGQPPFDLPPRWTERRDSLAPDTPFNGVGTNDIIGGNSGSPVVNRDAEVVGLIFDGNIEMLPNRFLFTERVARSVWVDSRAITHALRRIYDAQPLADELEGTRQARPAM
- the eutC gene encoding ethanolamine ammonia-lyase subunit EutC, coding for MTPADPWAPLRALTAARIALGRAGSSLPTQAHLAFQLAHAQARDAVHHVADLDAIAAALQAGGAAPVRVDSAAPDRGTYLLRPDLGRRLAEGASAVLAAAAPPGGVDLAVVIADGLSGVAVERHAAPLVQLLSRALAGDGWTLAPPVLARQGRVALGDAIGVALGARLVLVLIGERPGLSAADSLGAYLTHDPRPGRTDADRNCVSNIRPDGLPVPAAARKLAWLLAEARRRCITGVTLKDDSDATLLR